Proteins encoded within one genomic window of Actinoplanes octamycinicus:
- a CDS encoding VOC family protein gives MRIKSSVVCVTVDDVPSSSKFLADHFGYHERISADCFASMSRDDDGVDVVFHAVGLEVLPPELREVRVAGTIIAFVVDDLDAEQERLRAEGVEPSLPIREEPWGERLLLVTDPNGVVYELAEFAEQ, from the coding sequence ATGCGTATCAAGTCGTCCGTCGTCTGTGTCACCGTCGACGACGTCCCGTCCTCCAGCAAGTTTCTCGCGGACCACTTCGGCTACCACGAGCGGATCTCCGCCGACTGCTTCGCCTCGATGAGCCGCGACGACGACGGGGTCGACGTGGTGTTCCACGCGGTCGGCCTGGAGGTGCTGCCCCCGGAGCTGCGTGAGGTCCGGGTCGCCGGCACGATCATCGCCTTCGTGGTCGACGACCTGGACGCCGAGCAGGAGCGGCTGCGCGCCGAGGGCGTCGAGCCCTCGCTGCCGATCCGCGAGGAGCCGTGGGGCGAGCGTCTGCTTCTGGTCACCGACCCCAATGGGGTCGTCTACGAGCTCGCGGAGTTCGCCGAGCAGTAG
- the mqnC gene encoding cyclic dehypoxanthinyl futalosine synthase — protein sequence MTANREIDSILQRGADGGRITPEEALLLYTEAPFHALGEAADTVRRRRYPDGIVTYLIDRNINYTNVCVTACKFCAFFRAPKHKEGWSHPTEEILRRCGEAVELGATQVMLQGGHHPDFGVEYYEELFSSVKQAFPQLAIHSIGPSEILHMAKVSGVSIEDAILRIKAAGLDSIAGAGAEMLPERPRKAIAPLKESGARWLEVMAVAHRNGLSSTATMMMGTGETNAERIEHIRMIRDVQDLAVSRGYQDVPVEESHAVGGFRAFIPWTYQPENNHLKGRTQATTMEYLRFIAVSRLFFDNVAHLQASWLTTGKDIGQLSLHMGVDDLGSIMLEENVISSAGARHRSNLHELISMIRTADRIPAWRDTWYRHLAVHRTPADDPTDDRVVSHFSSIAIPGGGRKQLPLVEAS from the coding sequence GTGACGGCGAATCGGGAGATCGACAGCATCCTGCAGCGCGGCGCCGACGGTGGGCGGATCACCCCCGAGGAGGCGCTGCTGCTCTACACGGAGGCCCCGTTCCACGCGCTGGGCGAGGCGGCCGACACGGTCCGCCGCCGGCGGTACCCGGACGGCATCGTCACCTACCTGATCGACCGCAACATCAACTACACCAACGTGTGCGTCACCGCCTGCAAGTTCTGCGCGTTCTTCCGGGCGCCGAAGCACAAGGAGGGCTGGTCGCACCCGACCGAGGAGATCCTCCGCCGGTGCGGTGAGGCGGTCGAGCTGGGCGCCACCCAGGTGATGCTGCAGGGCGGCCACCACCCGGACTTCGGGGTGGAGTACTACGAGGAGCTGTTCTCCTCGGTCAAGCAGGCGTTCCCGCAGCTCGCCATCCACTCGATCGGCCCGAGCGAGATCCTGCACATGGCCAAGGTCTCCGGCGTCTCGATCGAGGATGCGATCCTCCGGATCAAGGCGGCCGGGCTGGACTCGATCGCCGGCGCCGGCGCCGAGATGCTGCCGGAGCGGCCGCGCAAGGCGATCGCCCCGCTGAAGGAGAGCGGAGCGCGCTGGCTCGAGGTGATGGCGGTCGCGCATCGTAACGGCCTGTCCTCGACCGCGACCATGATGATGGGCACCGGCGAGACCAACGCCGAGCGGATCGAGCACATCCGGATGATCCGCGACGTGCAGGACCTCGCGGTGTCCCGGGGCTACCAGGACGTCCCGGTCGAGGAGTCGCACGCGGTGGGTGGCTTCCGGGCCTTCATCCCGTGGACTTACCAGCCGGAGAACAACCATCTGAAGGGCCGCACCCAGGCCACCACGATGGAGTACCTGCGGTTCATCGCGGTCTCCCGGCTGTTCTTCGACAACGTCGCGCACCTGCAGGCGTCCTGGCTCACCACCGGCAAGGACATCGGCCAGCTCTCGCTGCACATGGGCGTCGACGACCTGGGCTCGATCATGCTGGAGGAGAACGTGATCTCCTCGGCCGGCGCCCGGCATCGGTCCAACCTGCACGAGCTGATCTCGATGATCCGCACCGCGGACCGGATCCCGGCCTGGCGCGACACGTGGTACCGGCACCTCGCGGTGCACCGGACCCCGGCCGACGACCCGACCGACGACCGCGTGGTGTCGCACTTCTCGTCGATCGCGATCCCCGGCGGCGGCCGGAAACAGCTGCCGCTGGTCGAGGCCAGCTGA
- a CDS encoding TetR/AcrR family transcriptional regulator has protein sequence MAEARRTIDLLWFPEAAERKRGRRPGLTVARVVETGIALADAEGLDAVSMRRVAADLGVVPMTLYTYVPDKATLLDLMLDRVYLAMPRRELPDRPWRERLAAIAEENRELVAEHPWVAGLPANRPPLGPGLMAKYEHELRALDGCGLTDLEIDSALTFLIGFVQSAARTAADMRAAEARMPETDWEWWQERGPIFEVVFDQHAYPTATRVGAAAGEALGAAYDPDHAYEFGLQRVLDGLGVLIDGRGAGDPGGDPGR, from the coding sequence ATGGCCGAAGCGCGCCGCACGATCGACCTTCTGTGGTTTCCGGAGGCGGCCGAGCGCAAGCGAGGCCGCCGTCCGGGCCTGACCGTGGCCCGGGTCGTGGAGACCGGCATCGCCCTGGCCGACGCCGAGGGCCTGGACGCGGTGTCGATGCGCCGGGTCGCCGCCGACCTGGGCGTGGTGCCGATGACGCTCTACACCTACGTGCCGGACAAGGCGACCCTGCTGGACCTGATGCTGGACCGGGTCTACCTGGCGATGCCGCGCCGGGAGCTGCCGGACCGGCCGTGGCGGGAGCGGCTGGCGGCGATCGCCGAGGAGAACCGGGAGCTGGTCGCCGAGCACCCGTGGGTGGCCGGGCTGCCGGCCAACCGGCCGCCGCTGGGTCCCGGCCTGATGGCGAAGTACGAGCACGAGCTGCGCGCCCTCGACGGCTGCGGGCTGACCGACCTGGAGATCGACTCGGCGCTGACCTTCCTGATCGGCTTCGTCCAGTCCGCGGCGCGGACCGCGGCCGACATGCGCGCCGCGGAGGCCCGGATGCCGGAGACCGACTGGGAGTGGTGGCAGGAGCGGGGCCCGATCTTCGAGGTGGTCTTCGACCAGCACGCCTACCCGACCGCGACCCGGGTCGGCGCGGCCGCGGGTGAGGCGCTGGGCGCCGCCTATGATCCCGACCACGCCTACGAGTTCGGCCTGCAGCGGGTGCTGGACGGGCTCGGCGTGCTGATCGACGGGCGGGGCGCCGGTGACCCGGGCGGTGACCCGGGCCGCTGA
- a CDS encoding demethylmenaquinone methyltransferase, with protein MTRADLDKQPHEVAEMFDGVAKRYDLTNTVISLGQDRGWRKATREALGLRPGERVLDVGAGTGISTDELGRSGAFAVGADLSVGMLQAGRRVRPDVPLLAGDALRLPFPDATFDAVTISFALRNVVDTSAALREFGRITRPGGRLVVCEFSTPTNAAFRTVYMQYLMRSLPVVARGVSSNPDAYVYLAESIRAWPDQAGLAARIADSGPWDRVGWRNLTGGVVALHRATRRG; from the coding sequence GTGACGCGCGCAGATCTGGACAAGCAGCCGCACGAGGTCGCCGAGATGTTCGACGGCGTCGCCAAGCGGTACGACCTGACCAACACGGTGATCTCCCTGGGCCAGGATCGGGGCTGGCGGAAGGCCACCCGGGAGGCGCTCGGCCTCCGTCCGGGTGAGCGGGTCCTGGACGTGGGCGCGGGCACCGGGATCTCCACCGACGAGCTGGGCCGCTCCGGCGCCTTCGCGGTCGGCGCCGACCTGTCGGTCGGGATGCTGCAGGCCGGCCGCCGGGTCCGCCCGGATGTGCCGCTGCTGGCCGGGGACGCGCTGCGGCTGCCGTTCCCGGACGCCACCTTCGACGCGGTAACGATCTCCTTCGCGTTACGCAACGTGGTCGACACCTCCGCTGCGCTGCGTGAGTTCGGCCGGATCACCCGTCCGGGTGGGCGGCTGGTGGTGTGCGAGTTCAGCACCCCGACGAACGCGGCGTTCCGGACCGTCTACATGCAGTACCTGATGCGGTCGCTGCCGGTGGTGGCCCGCGGCGTGTCGAGCAACCCGGACGCGTACGTGTACCTGGCCGAGTCGATCCGGGCCTGGCCGGACCAGGCCGGGTTGGCCGCGCGGATCGCCGATTCGGGGCCGTGGGACCGGGTGGGCTGGCG